In Methanothermus fervidus DSM 2088, a single genomic region encodes these proteins:
- a CDS encoding THUMP domain protein (COGs: COG1818 RNA-binding protein contains THUMP domain~InterPro IPR004114~KEGG: ton:TON_0521 RNA-binding protein~PFAM: THUMP domain protein~SPTR: B5IUF7 THUMP domain protein~PFAM: THUMP domain) — MKFLITTPRGLEGTAANYIKEKIKDADVWITPMGYAGLVLVKTKENCEKQLKEIPEVERVIPVMFEVPAKLDEILSTAKNISKHINETETFSVETTRRGKHEFTSMDVNIKLGRKIEELTGADVNLTLPDKKVLVEIIGDKAYISVIEREKWKKYTPEKPDARSLLKKITIVQLPYWGDYKVCRKMGEKIGRAAQAFEIKELIISPKEKMDAYELMEFIRGVKKGQRSRYLIQKDAYPWDVRKIPVSVWDLYQVIRDKRRKNRTIIITDPLGDIVSNVKNKLKKDLKFSKEIIVFIGSREGIPRGLFDLADYVLDLTPHMTFATEQGIPAILILLWHLYESS; from the coding sequence ATGAAGTTCCTCATAACTACACCAAGAGGCTTAGAAGGTACTGCAGCCAATTACATCAAAGAAAAAATAAAAGATGCTGATGTATGGATAACACCTATGGGATATGCAGGGTTAGTGTTAGTTAAAACTAAAGAAAATTGTGAAAAGCAATTAAAAGAAATTCCAGAGGTTGAAAGAGTTATCCCTGTAATGTTTGAAGTCCCTGCAAAATTAGATGAGATATTATCAACAGCAAAAAATATTTCTAAACATATAAATGAGACTGAAACCTTTTCTGTTGAAACTACAAGAAGAGGAAAACATGAATTTACAAGTATGGATGTCAACATAAAACTTGGCAGAAAAATAGAAGAATTAACAGGTGCAGATGTAAATCTTACTTTACCTGACAAAAAAGTGTTGGTAGAAATTATAGGTGATAAGGCTTATATCTCTGTTATTGAAAGAGAAAAGTGGAAGAAATATACACCTGAAAAACCAGATGCAAGATCTCTTTTAAAAAAAATTACTATAGTGCAACTTCCATATTGGGGTGATTACAAAGTATGCAGGAAGATGGGTGAAAAAATTGGAAGGGCAGCTCAGGCTTTTGAAATTAAGGAACTCATAATATCTCCAAAAGAAAAAATGGATGCTTATGAACTTATGGAATTTATTCGTGGTGTTAAAAAAGGTCAAAGATCTAGATACTTAATACAGAAGGATGCATATCCGTGGGATGTTAGGAAGATTCCTGTAAGTGTGTGGGATTTATACCAAGTGATAAGAGATAAAAGAAGGAAAAATAGAACAATAATAATAACAGATCCTCTAGGAGACATAGTTTCCAATGTAAAAAATAAATTAAAAAAAGATTTAAAATTTTCAAAAGAAATTATTGTATTTATAGGTTCTAGGGAAGGTATCCCAAGAGGTTTGTTTGATTTAGCTGATTATGTATTGGATCTGACACCTCATATGACATTTGCAACCGAACAAGGTATTCCTGCAATACTAATATTACTTTGGCATCTTTATGAGTCCTCTTAA
- a CDS encoding ThiJ/PfpI domain protein (COGs: COG0693 Putative intracellular protease/amidase~InterPro IPR002818~KEGG: mmz:MmarC7_1578 PfpI family intracellular peptidase~PFAM: ThiJ/PfpI domain protein~SPTR: A6VJL0 Intracellular protease, PfpI family~PFAM: DJ-1/PfpI family) yields the protein MTKKWYLIALVVGIVILFLAGQKILEEKQTATMEKRPAAVAIVLFQGFNSQEYDAVKKISNNVTIVAADKDIGTKYDVYIGDIKDMDKFISKYKAIVLVGGPGVYQRVTGKIQDPNMEMVIKFVKIANSKGKIIGAICASPAILAKAGILKNKKATVYPSDDLIRILKENGVNYTKSAVVVEGNIITASDPTAAQDFAVAIAKKL from the coding sequence ATGACAAAAAAATGGTATTTAATAGCATTAGTTGTAGGAATAGTAATTTTGTTTCTGGCAGGTCAGAAAATCTTAGAAGAAAAGCAGACAGCTACAATGGAAAAAAGACCTGCTGCAGTTGCAATTGTTCTATTTCAGGGATTTAATAGTCAAGAGTATGATGCAGTGAAAAAGATAAGTAACAATGTCACTATTGTTGCAGCTGACAAAGATATAGGAACGAAATATGATGTGTATATTGGTGATATAAAAGACATGGATAAATTTATTTCAAAATATAAGGCTATAGTTTTAGTCGGTGGACCAGGAGTATATCAAAGAGTAACAGGTAAAATACAAGACCCAAACATGGAGATGGTCATAAAATTCGTTAAAATTGCTAATTCTAAAGGTAAAATAATTGGTGCTATTTGTGCATCTCCTGCTATTTTAGCTAAGGCAGGAATACTTAAAAACAAAAAAGCTACAGTATATCCAAGCGATGATTTAATAAGAATATTAAAAGAAAATGGTGTTAACTATACAAAGTCTGCAGTTGTTGTGGAAGGGAATATAATTACTGCAAGTGATCCTACTGCTGCTCAAGATTTTGCAGTTGCCATTGCTAAAAAACTGTAA
- a CDS encoding 2-phosphosulfolactate phosphatase (COGs: COG2045 Phosphosulfolactate phosphohydrolase~InterPro IPR005238~KEGG: msi:Msm_1023 2-phosphosulpholactate phosphatase, ComB, (coenzyme M biosynthesis)~PFAM: 2-phosphosulfolactate phosphatase~PRIAM: 2-phosphosulfolactate phosphatase~SPTR: A5UM00 2-phosphosulpholactate phosphatase, ComB, (Coenzyme M biosynthesis)~TIGRFAM: 2-phosphosulfolactate phosphatase~PFAM: 2-phosphosulpholactate phosphatase~TIGRFAM: 2-phosphosulfolactate phosphatase): MKVTLSLEKSKSNDLAIMVDVLRASTTIVAALDNFKKILPVSDKNLALKLSKKMNCLIAGERNGKKIREFDIGNSPIDIQKKSGEILILTTTNGTRVLNQIKCRTLIGSFINAKSVANVALKLANEHIDIVMAGVKGNFALEDFLGAGEIIKYMKNVELSEYAKSALLASMNKDEVDKAVKDSLSAKKLKKLGLYKDVEFCLKRNISNNVPYYNGKYIVNLKDLRNLGSITQSPDRSSS, encoded by the coding sequence TTGAAAGTTACGTTGAGCTTAGAAAAATCAAAAAGTAACGACCTGGCAATAATGGTAGACGTACTAAGGGCTAGCACTACAATTGTAGCAGCATTGGATAATTTTAAAAAAATATTACCTGTTTCAGATAAAAATTTGGCTTTAAAATTATCCAAAAAAATGAATTGCTTGATAGCTGGAGAACGTAATGGGAAAAAAATCAGAGAATTTGATATTGGTAACTCACCAATTGATATACAGAAAAAAAGTGGTGAAATATTAATTTTAACAACAACAAATGGCACAAGAGTATTAAATCAGATAAAATGTAGGACATTAATAGGGTCATTTATAAATGCTAAATCTGTAGCAAATGTTGCTTTGAAACTTGCTAACGAACATATAGATATCGTAATGGCTGGTGTAAAAGGTAATTTTGCATTAGAAGACTTTTTAGGTGCTGGAGAGATAATAAAATATATGAAAAATGTTGAGTTAAGTGAATATGCAAAATCTGCATTATTGGCAAGCATGAATAAAGATGAAGTAGATAAAGCTGTAAAAGATTCATTGTCAGCTAAAAAATTGAAAAAGTTAGGTTTGTATAAAGATGTTGAATTTTGCTTAAAAAGGAACATCAGCAATAATGTACCTTATTACAATGGGAAATATATTGTAAATCTGAAAGACTTAAGAAATCTGGGTTCTATTACTCAGAGTCCTGACCGTTCATCATCCTAA
- a CDS encoding conserved hypothetical protein (KEGG: mth:MTH1181 hypothetical protein~SPTR: O27249 Putative uncharacterized protein), which produces MKIVTTPMCEKILKLAGIKNYIVSKNPDETDADIAVVLYETNTKKKAIKLKLNTFDQIEKSISKVRDLLGGKNKKIKINFRWADENYRKVQRRKNRKIKVKVYSNFLKDIVKDMGYKIVNKNPDFIIYPDYMEDKIKEENVSKVKVPSHENVPKDPIERAKVRYNLLEKKLCMKH; this is translated from the coding sequence ATGAAGATTGTTACAACGCCCATGTGTGAAAAAATTTTAAAATTAGCAGGTATAAAAAATTATATAGTTTCAAAAAATCCTGATGAAACTGATGCAGATATTGCAGTGGTGTTGTATGAGACAAATACAAAGAAAAAGGCTATAAAATTAAAATTAAATACATTTGATCAAATTGAAAAAAGTATTTCAAAGGTTAGGGATTTGCTTGGTGGTAAAAATAAAAAAATAAAAATAAATTTTCGTTGGGCAGATGAAAATTATCGTAAGGTTCAAAGAAGGAAAAATCGAAAAATAAAAGTAAAAGTTTATTCTAACTTTTTAAAAGACATTGTCAAAGATATGGGATATAAAATTGTTAATAAGAATCCTGACTTTATTATTTACCCTGATTATATGGAAGATAAAATTAAAGAAGAGAATGTGAGTAAAGTTAAGGTTCCATCCCATGAGAATGTACCAAAAGATCCGATAGAAAGAGCTAAAGTTAGGTATAATCTTTTGGAGAAGAAATTATGTATGAAACATTGA
- a CDS encoding methanogenesis marker protein 7 (COGs: COG4052 Uncharacterized protein related to methyl coenzyme M reductase subunit C~InterPro IPR011312~KEGG: mth:MTH1180 hypothetical protein~PFAM: Protein of unknown function UCP019164~SPTR: O27248 Conserved protein~TIGRFAM: methanogenesis marker protein 7~PFAM: Methyl-coenzyme M reductase operon protein C~TIGRFAM: putative methanogenesis marker protein 7), whose product MYETLIYKGGVHKSEEIKELVEDLGGFVLQENVIQMDLILTLAVPIKDVKKVEEKAKELLGKIRPAPMVGSEIAVVSPTLARHHLPHSACDIAEYLRRHGAKTNMIGLARGAGKTISRISEDEKALINEHDLAIFAMGSFKECIENKTHLFSDIDVPVVVTGAPKIENLPGADAYVSGFGRIPRRLKRGENIRALRKLVKVVENLLDKKREEISLDPPLVPPIVVKKEIEYQVPEVKEVYSPTPVTLQLDGVRVKLDYDEYHEKIGYVEVDKYILHEISEIIPSKMYNYTLVKLLPESSLW is encoded by the coding sequence ATGTATGAAACATTGATCTATAAAGGTGGAGTACATAAAAGTGAAGAAATCAAAGAATTAGTAGAAGATTTGGGAGGTTTTGTTCTACAAGAAAATGTTATTCAGATGGATTTGATTCTTACATTAGCTGTGCCTATAAAAGATGTAAAAAAAGTTGAAGAGAAAGCTAAAGAGTTATTAGGAAAAATTAGACCGGCACCAATGGTTGGTTCAGAGATAGCTGTGGTATCACCAACGCTTGCAAGACATCATTTACCACATTCTGCATGTGATATTGCAGAATATTTGCGTAGACATGGTGCAAAAACAAATATGATAGGCTTAGCACGCGGTGCTGGAAAAACAATATCACGCATATCAGAAGATGAAAAAGCTCTTATAAATGAGCATGATTTGGCAATATTTGCAATGGGTAGTTTTAAAGAATGTATAGAGAATAAAACACATTTATTTTCAGATATAGATGTCCCTGTGGTTGTTACTGGGGCTCCTAAAATCGAAAATCTTCCAGGCGCAGATGCATATGTATCTGGTTTTGGAAGAATACCCAGAAGGTTAAAAAGAGGTGAAAACATAAGAGCTTTAAGGAAATTAGTAAAAGTCGTTGAAAATTTATTAGATAAAAAAAGGGAAGAAATATCATTGGATCCTCCCTTAGTTCCACCAATAGTCGTTAAAAAAGAAATTGAGTATCAAGTACCAGAAGTTAAGGAAGTATATTCACCCACTCCGGTAACTCTACAACTTGATGGTGTTAGAGTTAAACTTGATTATGATGAATATCATGAAAAAATTGGTTATGTAGAGGTTGATAAATATATACTCCATGAAATTTCAGAAATTATACCATCAAAAATGTATAATTATACACTTGTCAAATTGTTACCAGAAAGTTCCCTGTGGTAA
- a CDS encoding TraB determinant protein (COGs: COG1916 Uncharacterized homolog of PrgY (pheromone shutdown protein)~InterPro IPR002816~KEGG: mth:MTH1183 pheromone shutdown protein TraB~PFAM: TraB determinant protein~SPTR: O27251 Pheromone shutdown protein TraB~PFAM: TraB family~TIGRFAM: pheromone shutdown-related protein TraB), which yields MNIKIIGTAHVSERSVEDVKNTIIEENPEVVAVELDYRRYMRLTRDENQNTSILDIIKNGLKTGSLSVIIAGVILTYLQNKAGEDIGIKPGSDMIAAIKTAEEIGAKVVLIDRDIEITLSRAMNAMSLFEKLKLIFNIFLSSFKMKDIDIEDLKKKDVLKKIMKEFKRIAPNAYKVIVDERDAYMAYRLLNIDSEKIVAVVGAGHKKGIEDYLKNPEKIPPIYKLLNTKIKDRNPINKIFLLSLLFITFLLLKILVVKGCI from the coding sequence ATGAATATTAAGATAATAGGTACGGCACATGTTTCAGAGAGAAGTGTGGAAGACGTAAAAAATACAATAATTGAGGAAAATCCTGAGGTCGTTGCAGTTGAATTAGATTATCGTAGGTATATGCGCCTAACAAGAGATGAAAATCAAAACACTTCTATTTTAGATATAATAAAAAATGGATTAAAAACTGGTAGTTTAAGTGTTATTATTGCCGGAGTGATCTTAACATATCTACAAAACAAAGCTGGCGAAGATATAGGTATAAAACCAGGATCTGATATGATAGCTGCAATAAAAACTGCTGAAGAAATCGGTGCCAAAGTTGTTTTGATAGATAGAGATATTGAGATAACATTGAGTAGGGCTATGAATGCAATGTCTTTGTTTGAAAAATTAAAGCTTATTTTTAATATTTTCTTATCTTCTTTTAAAATGAAGGATATTGATATTGAGGATCTCAAAAAGAAAGATGTTTTAAAGAAAATAATGAAAGAATTTAAGCGAATAGCACCTAATGCATATAAAGTAATTGTGGATGAAAGGGATGCATATATGGCCTATAGACTATTAAATATTGATAGTGAGAAAATAGTGGCAGTAGTTGGCGCTGGACATAAAAAAGGAATTGAAGATTATCTTAAAAATCCAGAAAAAATACCTCCTATATATAAGCTGTTAAATACTAAAATTAAAGATAGAAATCCAATTAATAAGATATTCCTACTATCACTACTGTTCATAACATTTCTTTTACTAAAAATTTTAGTGGTGAAAGGATGTATCTGA
- a CDS encoding Domain of unknown function DUF1922 (InterPro IPR015166~KEGG: mth:MTH1184 hypothetical protein~PFAM: Domain of unknown function DUF1922~SPTR: O27252 Protein MTH_1184~PFAM: Domain of unknown function (DUF1922)), translated as MYLIFRCDCGRALYVHESNSVKRCVCGRLIKVKSRRILGKVNSFEEASEIVRKLQEEKYGKAVLMTADKYGENE; from the coding sequence ATGTATCTGATTTTTAGATGTGATTGTGGTAGAGCTCTTTATGTTCATGAGAGTAACAGTGTGAAGAGATGTGTATGTGGAAGACTCATAAAGGTTAAAAGTAGAAGGATACTCGGAAAAGTTAACTCATTTGAAGAAGCATCTGAAATTGTTAGAAAATTACAAGAAGAAAAATATGGTAAAGCAGTTTTAATGACTGCTGATAAATATGGGGAAAATGAATAG
- a CDS encoding translation elongation factor 1A GTP binding domain family (COGs: COG5258 GTPase~InterPro IPR009000: IPR009001: IPR000795: IPR004161: IPR 004160~KEGG: mth:MTH1185 translation elongation factor, EF-1 alpha related protein~PFAM: protein synthesis factor GTP-binding; elongation factor Tu domain 2 protein; elongation factor Tu domain protein~SPTR: O27253 Translation elongation factor, EF-1 alpha related protein~PFAM: Elongation factor Tu domain 2; Elongation factor Tu C-terminal domain; Elongation factor Tu GTP binding domain~TIGRFAM: translation elongation factor TU) has translation MGKMNRDLISFIKKGERKNIEFKEILMPNYHLIGERKNKLVSQMKYRIEKGNGKATYFLGVSDDGELVGLSQSDLKNSLYVLKNLAKEIDASIDKVEKYKGKNGKIAKVMISKKSNFKKEHLLVGVAGHVDHGKSTLLGTLTSGTLDDGSGKTRIFLDVQKHEIERGLSADLSFAVYGFKDNKPVRVNNPLNKKEKSRIIEECDRIVSFVDTVGHEPWLRTTIRGIVGQKLNYGMITVSADEGPTHITKEHLGIILAMDLPVIIVITKTDLVDKNKVEEVRERIGELLKLVGRIPFQIRNRSDIYSIVDKMNEHIVPILAVSSVTGEGLDLLDELFMNLKIPKKPVDDKKPFLMYIDKIYTIKGVGTVVSGTVRQGKVKKGDNLVLGPTIDGEFKKVNVKSIEMHHYQLGCAETGHVVGIALRNISSNEIERGMILADPKYKVRAVREFEAEVSVLVHPTTIKSGYESVTHIETIAETTKLKPLDKEYLSAGDKGKVRMRFKYRPYHVERGQKLVFREGRTKGIGSITKIVE, from the coding sequence ATGGGGAAAATGAATAGAGATTTGATATCGTTTATAAAAAAAGGTGAGAGAAAAAATATAGAATTTAAAGAAATACTTATGCCCAATTATCATCTCATAGGTGAACGAAAGAATAAATTAGTTTCACAGATGAAGTACAGGATAGAGAAAGGAAATGGAAAAGCAACTTATTTCTTAGGAGTCAGTGACGATGGAGAATTAGTAGGATTATCTCAGTCAGATTTAAAAAATAGTTTATATGTGCTTAAAAACCTTGCAAAAGAAATTGATGCTAGTATAGATAAAGTTGAAAAATATAAGGGAAAGAATGGTAAAATAGCAAAAGTAATGATATCTAAAAAATCAAATTTTAAAAAAGAACATCTTTTAGTTGGAGTAGCAGGTCATGTAGACCATGGTAAAAGTACACTTCTTGGTACTTTAACAAGTGGCACCCTAGATGATGGATCTGGAAAAACAAGAATTTTTTTAGATGTACAAAAACATGAGATAGAAAGAGGATTATCAGCTGATTTATCATTTGCAGTTTATGGATTTAAAGATAATAAGCCAGTTAGAGTTAATAATCCTCTCAATAAAAAAGAAAAATCAAGAATAATTGAAGAATGTGATAGAATTGTTTCTTTTGTGGATACTGTAGGGCATGAACCATGGCTTAGGACAACTATTAGAGGAATTGTCGGTCAAAAATTAAATTATGGCATGATAACAGTTTCAGCTGATGAAGGACCAACACATATAACTAAAGAACATTTAGGTATAATTTTGGCAATGGATTTACCTGTAATTATAGTGATAACAAAAACAGACTTAGTTGATAAAAATAAAGTTGAGGAAGTAAGAGAAAGAATTGGTGAACTACTTAAATTAGTTGGAAGAATTCCATTTCAGATTAGAAACCGTTCAGATATTTATTCTATAGTAGATAAGATGAATGAGCATATAGTACCTATTCTTGCTGTTTCTTCAGTCACTGGAGAAGGTCTAGATTTATTAGATGAATTATTTATGAATTTAAAAATTCCTAAAAAACCTGTAGATGACAAAAAACCATTTTTAATGTATATTGACAAAATATATACAATAAAAGGTGTGGGAACCGTTGTAAGCGGTACTGTACGTCAAGGAAAAGTCAAAAAAGGTGATAATTTAGTTTTAGGTCCTACAATTGATGGAGAATTTAAAAAAGTAAATGTTAAATCAATAGAGATGCATCATTATCAACTAGGATGTGCAGAAACCGGACATGTTGTAGGTATTGCACTCAGAAATATATCTTCCAATGAAATTGAAAGAGGCATGATACTTGCAGATCCTAAATATAAAGTTAGGGCAGTTAGAGAATTTGAAGCAGAAGTTTCTGTGTTAGTACATCCAACAACTATTAAATCTGGTTATGAGAGTGTTACACACATAGAAACAATAGCAGAAACAACTAAGTTGAAACCTCTAGATAAAGAATATTTATCAGCAGGTGACAAAGGTAAAGTCCGTATGAGGTTTAAATATAGACCTTATCATGTGGAAAGAGGTCAAAAACTAGTATTTAGAGAAGGAAGAACTAAAGGTATAGGTTCAATAACTAAAATTGTTGAGTAA
- a CDS encoding PP-loop domain protein (COGs: COG0037 ATPase of the PP-loop superfamily protein implicated in cell cycle control~InterPro IPR000541: IPR014729: IPR012089: IPR011063~KEGG: msi:Msm_1028 ATPase~PFAM: PP-loop domain protein~SPTR: A5UM05 Predicted ATPase, PP-loop family~PFAM: PP-loop family~TIGRFAM: conserved hypothetical protein TIGR00269), producing the protein MTYIKDLKNFTIKGAEKIFNNELMKKIRRVVKNYKLIENGDVISVALSGGKDSLLTLYALKNLQNEINFKLNAIFIDEGIKNYRKNALKYLRKHVKKLEVELIKKSFKEEFGFKVDEIKDYFDTPCIPCGIFRRYLLNKTAYEVGASKLATGHNLDDEIQSFLMSLVRGDTFRFYKFGPKLDRIHPKLIPRIKPLWEVSEKEVIDWVVKNDIEVQMERCPYSKYSFRFKLMNFLNEIEKIEPGTKENIMKSFKKTFLSLKKKDVKVVECKECFWPSSNELCKVCELKKYLRNITQQF; encoded by the coding sequence TTGACTTATATAAAAGATCTTAAAAATTTTACTATTAAGGGGGCTGAAAAAATATTTAATAATGAATTAATGAAAAAGATCAGGAGAGTTGTAAAAAATTATAAATTAATTGAAAATGGCGATGTAATATCTGTTGCATTATCTGGAGGAAAAGACAGCTTACTCACTCTCTATGCTTTAAAAAATTTACAAAATGAAATTAACTTCAAATTAAACGCAATTTTTATTGATGAAGGAATAAAAAACTATAGGAAAAATGCTTTAAAATATTTAAGAAAACATGTGAAAAAACTAGAAGTTGAATTGATAAAAAAAAGTTTTAAAGAAGAGTTTGGATTTAAAGTTGATGAAATTAAAGATTATTTTGATACTCCATGCATTCCATGTGGCATCTTTAGAAGATATTTGTTAAATAAAACTGCATATGAGGTTGGTGCATCAAAACTTGCAACTGGCCATAATCTTGACGATGAAATACAATCATTTTTAATGAGTTTAGTTAGAGGTGATACTTTCAGATTTTACAAATTTGGACCTAAGCTAGATAGAATACATCCAAAACTTATACCTAGAATAAAACCTCTTTGGGAAGTTTCAGAGAAAGAGGTTATTGATTGGGTAGTTAAAAACGATATTGAAGTTCAAATGGAAAGATGTCCATACTCAAAATATTCTTTTAGATTTAAACTTATGAATTTTTTAAATGAAATAGAAAAAATTGAACCAGGAACTAAAGAAAATATAATGAAATCATTTAAAAAAACATTTTTAAGCCTAAAGAAAAAAGATGTCAAAGTTGTGGAATGTAAAGAATGTTTTTGGCCTTCATCCAATGAATTATGTAAAGTTTGTGAATTAAAAAAATATTTGAGAAATATTACTCAACAATTTTAG
- a CDS encoding protein of unknown function DUF77 (COGs: COG0011 conserved hypothetical protein~InterPro IPR016198: IPR002767~KEGG: mth:MTH1187 hypothetical protein~PFAM: protein of unknown function DUF77~SPTR: O27255 UPF0045 protein MTH_1187~PFAM: Domain of unknown function DUF77~TIGRFAM: uncharacterized protein, MTH1187 family), producing MIIAEISVVPVGTNSTSLSEYIAAAVSKIKEKNIKYKVSSMGTQVEVKDLEELFEVVKAAHEAVINKGADRVYTTVTIDDRRDVDKSLEERVDAVKEKLK from the coding sequence ATGATAATTGCTGAGATTAGTGTGGTCCCGGTAGGAACAAATTCAACTAGTTTGAGTGAGTATATAGCTGCTGCAGTATCAAAGATTAAAGAAAAAAATATTAAATATAAAGTATCATCGATGGGAACACAAGTTGAAGTTAAAGATTTGGAAGAATTATTTGAGGTTGTTAAGGCTGCTCATGAAGCAGTAATTAATAAAGGGGCTGACAGAGTATATACTACAGTGACAATAGATGATAGGAGAGATGTTGATAAAAGTTTAGAAGAGAGAGTAGATGCAGTGAAAGAAAAACTAAAGTAA
- a CDS encoding conserved hypothetical protein (KEGG: mth:MTH961 hypothetical protein~SPTR: O27042 Putative uncharacterized protein~PFAM: Vacuolar (H+)-ATPase G subunit~TIGRFAM: ATP synthase archaeal, H subunit), with protein MVQISDAIREIGKAENDAEKLINDSKKKAEEIINNAKLEVSEIIDKAKMEGEEEGKRLIIEMENKAKREALKIRNKSKEKIEEIKRQANKKIEDAANLIIERILAM; from the coding sequence ATGGTACAAATTTCTGATGCTATTAGGGAGATTGGTAAAGCTGAAAACGATGCAGAAAAATTAATCAACGATTCAAAGAAAAAGGCAGAGGAAATTATAAACAATGCTAAATTGGAAGTTTCAGAAATTATAGATAAAGCTAAGATGGAAGGAGAAGAAGAAGGTAAAAGATTAATTATTGAGATGGAAAACAAGGCAAAAAGGGAAGCATTAAAAATACGCAATAAATCTAAAGAAAAAATTGAAGAAATAAAACGCCAGGCAAATAAAAAAATTGAAGATGCTGCAAACCTTATTATAGAGAGAATATTAGCGATGTGA